Proteins found in one Amycolatopsis umgeniensis genomic segment:
- a CDS encoding RecB family exonuclease, translating to MPDTDTVTADPPPGAEVPRRRPALSPSRASDFKQCPLLYRFRAVDRLPEIPTKAQLRGTLVHSVLERLFSLPQADRTPPQAKDLLAPAWEDLSAERPEWIELFDQDDPEAVTSWLSSAEQLVDTYFGLEDPRRLEPEACELHVEIELGSGVLLRGYVDRLDVAPTGEIRVVDYKTGAAPREIGEAKAMFQMKFYAVVLWRLRGVVPRQLKLMYLTDGQSLAYTPDEGELVRFERTLEAIWQAILKAGKTGDFRPNPSKLCAWCDHQALCPQYGGTPPPYPGWPEPDPGEESVLDRAD from the coding sequence TCCCGCGCCGTCGGCCGGCCCTGTCCCCGTCGCGTGCCAGCGACTTCAAGCAGTGCCCGCTGCTCTACCGCTTCCGCGCGGTCGACAGACTCCCCGAGATCCCGACGAAGGCCCAGCTCCGCGGCACGCTGGTGCATTCCGTGCTGGAGCGCCTGTTCTCCCTTCCCCAGGCCGATCGCACCCCTCCGCAGGCCAAGGACCTGCTGGCGCCGGCGTGGGAGGACCTGTCCGCCGAACGTCCGGAGTGGATCGAGCTGTTCGATCAGGACGATCCCGAGGCCGTCACGTCGTGGCTCTCTTCGGCGGAGCAGCTCGTGGACACCTACTTCGGTCTCGAGGATCCGCGTCGGCTGGAGCCGGAAGCGTGCGAGCTGCACGTCGAGATCGAGCTGGGCTCCGGGGTGCTGCTGCGGGGTTACGTCGACAGGCTGGACGTGGCACCGACCGGCGAGATCCGCGTCGTCGACTACAAGACCGGCGCCGCGCCCCGCGAGATCGGCGAGGCCAAGGCGATGTTCCAGATGAAGTTCTACGCCGTGGTCCTCTGGCGGCTTCGCGGAGTCGTGCCGCGTCAGCTGAAGCTGATGTACCTCACTGACGGGCAGTCCCTGGCCTACACGCCCGACGAGGGCGAGCTGGTCCGCTTCGAGCGCACACTCGAGGCGATCTGGCAGGCGATCCTCAAAGCGGGCAAGACCGGCGATTTCCGGCCCAATCCGAGCAAACTCTGCGCGTGGTGCGATCACCAGGCGCTCTGCCCGCAGTACGGCGGCACTCCCCCGCCCTATCCCGGCTGGCCCGAGCCGGATCCCGGCGAAGAGTCCGTATTGGACCGTGCGGATTAG
- a CDS encoding acyl-CoA thioesterase domain-containing protein, with the protein MTEAFYVPSGDGLFVPTPHTAGPWTPDAQHFGPPSALLVRALEEVEAPHASQLARVTIEILGPAPLKELSVRAWVERPGRSVEWLAAELSHGERVVARASAWRIATSDTTAVATAEGPALPSPDGLPTSNWPEGWNGGYLDAVEWRRVEGALDEPGPATVWGRQRVALVDGEKPSALQRLFVLADSGNGISNFLDPREWWFINSELTVHLLRVPLGDWIGVDAATLIGPHGIGTAKTTLHDTAGPIASGTQALLVRPRQAD; encoded by the coding sequence GTGACAGAAGCTTTCTACGTGCCGTCGGGCGATGGTCTCTTCGTCCCGACACCGCACACCGCCGGACCGTGGACCCCGGACGCGCAGCACTTCGGGCCGCCCTCGGCGTTGCTGGTCCGCGCGCTCGAAGAGGTCGAAGCGCCGCACGCGAGCCAGCTCGCGCGGGTGACGATCGAGATCCTCGGGCCCGCGCCGCTGAAGGAACTTTCGGTGCGGGCGTGGGTGGAGCGGCCGGGCCGGTCGGTCGAGTGGCTGGCGGCCGAGCTGTCCCACGGCGAACGCGTCGTCGCCCGCGCCTCGGCGTGGCGCATCGCGACCTCGGACACCACCGCGGTGGCCACGGCGGAAGGTCCCGCCCTGCCGTCGCCGGACGGCCTGCCGACGTCGAACTGGCCGGAGGGCTGGAACGGCGGCTACCTCGACGCCGTCGAATGGCGGCGGGTCGAGGGCGCGCTGGACGAACCCGGTCCGGCGACGGTCTGGGGCCGCCAGCGGGTCGCCCTCGTCGACGGGGAGAAGCCGAGCGCGCTGCAGCGGCTGTTCGTCCTGGCGGACTCCGGCAACGGGATTTCGAACTTCCTCGACCCGCGTGAGTGGTGGTTCATCAACTCGGAGCTGACCGTGCACCTCCTCCGCGTCCCGCTGGGCGATTGGATCGGCGTCGACGCGGCCACCCTGATCGGCCCGCACGGCATCGGCACGGCGAAGACCACGTTGCACGACACGGCCGGGCCGATCGCCTCCGGGACGCAGGCTTTGCTCGTGCGACCGCGACAGGCGGACTGA
- a CDS encoding ParA family protein, with protein MQITSVVNQKGGVGKTSLSVGAAAALAERGRRVLLIDLDPQGHATTELLGLDEVAPDMPSLAKALTKVWKGPIEELAVRHPRSNLGRGGAFDVIPTSPGMFDLIRRLDQFRVPGWQLARVIQFANYDHVIIDCPPALDVLTNNALAASHGILVPVQPDRTSIRALRLLSDQVRYVEQTVGRPPIAYYGLVPGLYRRPISHYAAAALQELYTFGIPMLSHVPLGVVMNEAAAHGVPVTTYAPETLQALSFREIAETLDGYLRNHPAPAIVPADEEFVFEDFITEVSVTRSANDNGARKKLYDLMPKKPNRPR; from the coding sequence ATGCAGATCACCTCGGTGGTCAACCAGAAAGGCGGGGTCGGCAAGACCTCACTCAGCGTGGGCGCGGCGGCCGCATTGGCCGAACGCGGTCGCCGGGTGCTGCTGATCGACCTCGACCCACAGGGCCACGCGACCACCGAACTCCTCGGCCTGGACGAGGTGGCGCCGGATATGCCCAGCCTGGCGAAAGCCCTGACCAAGGTGTGGAAGGGCCCGATCGAGGAACTCGCCGTGCGGCATCCGCGCAGCAACCTCGGCCGGGGCGGCGCGTTCGACGTCATCCCCACCTCGCCGGGCATGTTCGACCTGATCCGGCGGCTGGACCAGTTCCGCGTCCCGGGCTGGCAGCTGGCCAGGGTCATCCAGTTCGCGAACTACGACCACGTCATCATCGACTGCCCGCCCGCGCTCGACGTGCTGACCAACAACGCGCTGGCCGCCTCGCACGGGATCCTGGTGCCGGTGCAGCCGGACAGGACGAGCATCCGGGCGCTGCGCCTGCTTTCGGACCAGGTGCGCTACGTCGAACAGACCGTCGGCCGTCCGCCGATCGCCTACTACGGCCTCGTTCCCGGGCTGTACCGCCGCCCGATCTCGCATTACGCGGCGGCCGCGCTGCAGGAGCTGTACACGTTCGGGATCCCGATGCTTTCGCACGTCCCGCTCGGCGTGGTGATGAACGAGGCCGCCGCGCACGGCGTGCCCGTGACGACCTACGCGCCGGAAACCCTGCAGGCGCTGTCGTTCCGGGAGATCGCGGAAACGCTGGACGGGTACCTGCGGAACCACCCGGCTCCGGCGATCGTGCCCGCGGACGAGGAGTTCGTCTTCGAGGACTTCATCACCGAGGTCTCGGTCACGCGCAGCGCCAACGACAACGGCGCACGGAAGAAGCTCTACGACCTCATGCCCAAGAAGCCGAACCGGCCTCGGTAA